One Campylobacter concisus DNA segment encodes these proteins:
- a CDS encoding ArsS family sensor histidine kinase translates to MKYSITTKITIIFAIAFSLMCLLFVTFANIQQESALEKLKDKQISAMNYLVALYERGNPPRDLEHYFKNFNLEYVGNKNLATSVTTSGNAIFTQHTPLGMMQSVNYKGDLYLLIKNPSFQLLLESNDARHVNDPLWVAFLIISALLISLYVSVLRSLLPLRRLSKDIRKFASGNMEMAMTARLNENEQDEIGQVAVEFDNAVCKIRELIRSRQLFLRAIMHELKTPIGKGRIVSEMVANDTQKMRLINVFERLEMLINEFSKVEQLLSKSYALNYQECHFSLILEQVQDMLMLDKFEERVSCDIRDDVILRVDFQLFSLAIKNLIDNALKYAEDKKAILICDSEFIAVKNLGKKLNHPIDYYKQAFVRGDKVSAGSGMGLGLYIIEQICQMQKFELAYDYEDGYHVFKILLRAKAKRA, encoded by the coding sequence ATGAAATACTCCATAACAACCAAGATAACTATCATCTTTGCCATCGCTTTCTCGCTGATGTGCTTGCTCTTTGTGACATTTGCAAACATTCAGCAAGAAAGTGCACTTGAGAAGCTAAAAGACAAACAAATAAGCGCTATGAACTATCTTGTGGCGCTTTACGAGCGTGGCAATCCCCCAAGAGATTTGGAGCACTACTTTAAAAATTTCAATCTAGAATATGTCGGCAACAAAAATTTAGCCACCTCAGTTACTACAAGCGGAAACGCCATTTTTACGCAGCATACGCCTCTTGGCATGATGCAGTCGGTTAATTACAAAGGCGATTTGTATCTACTTATCAAAAATCCATCTTTTCAGCTGCTACTTGAGAGCAACGATGCAAGACACGTAAATGACCCGCTTTGGGTGGCATTTTTGATCATCTCGGCTCTACTTATCTCGCTTTACGTCTCGGTGCTTAGAAGCCTCTTGCCGCTTAGAAGACTTAGCAAAGATATCAGAAAATTTGCCAGCGGAAACATGGAGATGGCGATGACTGCAAGGCTAAATGAAAACGAGCAAGACGAGATCGGGCAGGTGGCGGTCGAGTTTGACAACGCCGTTTGCAAGATCAGAGAGCTCATCCGCTCAAGGCAGTTATTTTTACGTGCGATCATGCATGAGCTAAAGACGCCTATTGGCAAGGGTAGGATCGTCTCTGAGATGGTCGCAAACGACACCCAAAAGATGAGGCTCATAAACGTTTTTGAGCGCCTTGAGATGCTTATAAATGAATTTAGCAAGGTAGAGCAGCTCCTTTCAAAAAGCTATGCACTAAACTATCAAGAGTGCCATTTCTCGCTCATTTTAGAGCAAGTGCAAGATATGCTCATGCTTGATAAATTTGAAGAGCGAGTGAGCTGTGACATCAGAGATGACGTTATATTAAGAGTTGATTTTCAGCTTTTTAGTTTGGCGATTAAAAATTTGATAGATAACGCCCTAAAATACGCAGAAGATAAAAAGGCTATCTTAATCTGCGATAGCGAATTTATAGCGGTTAAAAATTTAGGCAAAAAGCTAAATCACCCGATTGATTACTACAAACAAGCCTTTGTTAGAGGCGACAAGGTGAGTGCTGGAAGCGGCATGGGGCTTGGACTTTACATCATCGAGCAAATTTGCCAGATGCAAAAATTTGAGCTTGCTTACGACTATGAAGATGGCTATCACGTCTTTAAAATTTTACTTCGTGCAAAGGCAAAACGCGCATGA
- a CDS encoding response regulator transcription factor, which yields MINVLMIEDDPEFAQILSEYLDSFNIKVTNFEDPYLGLSAGIKNYDLLILDLTLPGIDGLEVCKEIRQKYDIPIIISSARSDISDKVVGLQLGADDYLPKPYDPKEMYARITSLIRRYKKTNEVQEEVVDSAFRIDDKRHEIYFNNEALALTPAEYEILTYLIKQHSFSVSREQLVYNCKSLKDKDSKSLDVIIGRLRTKIGDSSKAPKHIFSVRGIGYKLIG from the coding sequence ATGATTAACGTTTTAATGATCGAAGACGATCCAGAATTTGCTCAAATTTTATCTGAATATCTTGATAGCTTTAATATAAAAGTGACTAACTTTGAAGACCCATATCTAGGACTAAGCGCAGGGATAAAAAACTATGACCTGCTCATACTTGACCTTACTTTGCCTGGCATAGACGGTCTTGAAGTTTGTAAAGAAATTCGCCAAAAATACGACATCCCTATCATCATAAGCTCAGCTCGCAGTGACATCAGCGACAAGGTTGTTGGGCTTCAGCTTGGCGCGGATGATTATTTGCCAAAACCATACGATCCAAAAGAGATGTATGCTCGCATCACAAGTCTTATCAGAAGATATAAAAAGACAAATGAAGTTCAAGAAGAGGTCGTTGATAGCGCATTTAGGATAGACGACAAGCGCCATGAAATTTACTTTAATAATGAAGCCCTTGCTCTAACACCTGCTGAGTATGAAATTTTAACCTATCTCATCAAACAGCACAGCTTTTCAGTATCTCGCGAGCAGCTAGTTTATAACTGCAAGAGCCTAAAAGATAAGGACTCAAAGAGCCTAGATGTCATCATTGGACGCCTTAGAACAAAGATCGGCGACAGCTCAAAAGCGCCAAAACATATATTTTCAGTTAGAGGCATAGGATATAAGCTTATCGGATGA
- the dnaJ gene encoding molecular chaperone DnaJ, whose protein sequence is MEFDYYEILEISRNATGDEIKKAFRKLALKYHPDRNAGDKEAEQKFKQINEAYQVLSDEQKRSIYDRYGKEGLEGRFGSGGGFSADFDLSDIFDSFFGGGFGGGSRQRKRRTEKYSADLEIPINLEFNEAVFGCEKEIKFDQKVPCPTCNATGSKDGKNKTCQHCGGSGRITRGNGFMNIVQECPYCHGSGEVISEPCPDCNAKAYKIQQQSVKITIPEGVDSGMRMRVAGKGNIGANGVQGDLYVSINVKDDKHFIRHNDDVYIEIPVFFTQAVLGESIKIPTLRGEAELKLPVGAKDKQQFIFENEGIKGVNSRKKGRLVAQISIQTPDKLSDEQKELLNKLQASFGIESGKSSTDESVFDKIKSWFKGDEPKGKKKK, encoded by the coding sequence GTGGAGTTTGATTATTACGAGATCCTTGAAATTTCAAGAAATGCAACTGGCGACGAGATAAAAAAAGCCTTTAGGAAGCTCGCTTTAAAATACCATCCAGACAGAAACGCTGGCGACAAAGAGGCTGAGCAGAAATTTAAACAGATAAACGAAGCCTATCAGGTCTTAAGCGACGAGCAAAAGCGCTCTATCTACGACAGATACGGCAAAGAAGGGCTTGAGGGCAGATTTGGCAGTGGCGGTGGCTTTAGCGCTGATTTTGACCTTTCAGACATTTTTGACTCATTTTTTGGAGGCGGTTTTGGCGGTGGTTCTAGACAGAGAAAAAGACGAACTGAAAAGTACTCGGCTGATCTTGAAATTCCTATAAATTTAGAGTTTAACGAAGCTGTTTTTGGCTGCGAAAAAGAGATCAAATTTGATCAAAAAGTGCCTTGCCCAACATGCAATGCCACAGGTAGCAAAGACGGCAAAAACAAAACTTGCCAGCACTGCGGCGGAAGCGGCAGGATCACGCGCGGAAATGGCTTTATGAATATCGTTCAAGAGTGCCCATACTGCCACGGATCTGGCGAAGTGATAAGCGAGCCATGCCCTGATTGCAACGCAAAAGCTTATAAAATCCAGCAACAAAGCGTCAAGATCACGATCCCAGAGGGCGTCGATAGTGGCATGAGGATGAGGGTCGCTGGTAAAGGCAACATCGGTGCAAACGGCGTTCAAGGCGATCTTTATGTGAGCATAAATGTAAAAGACGATAAGCACTTTATCCGCCACAATGACGACGTTTATATAGAAATTCCAGTATTTTTTACCCAAGCTGTTCTTGGTGAGAGTATAAAAATCCCAACACTTCGCGGTGAAGCCGAGCTAAAACTACCAGTTGGCGCGAAAGATAAACAGCAATTTATCTTTGAAAATGAGGGTATCAAGGGCGTAAATTCACGCAAAAAAGGCAGACTTGTAGCTCAAATTTCTATCCAAACGCCTGACAAACTAAGCGACGAACAAAAAGAGCTTTTAAACAAGCTTCAAGCTAGCTTTGGCATAGAATCAGGCAAGTCAAGCACCGATGAGAGCGTCTTTGACAAGATAAAAAGCTGGTTTAAAGGCGACGAGCCAAAAGGTAAAAAGAAAAAATAA
- the pyk gene encoding pyruvate kinase — MIKKTKIVATLGPASDNEETMEAMVKAGVNVFRLNFSHGTHEYHKSNIDKIRNIEKRLNKRIGILQDICGPKIRVGKLSEPFYLKAGDELSIYAEDIVGEKIEKGVYRVSLNQPQILPMLKAGEYVYLYDGSIRARVIGEGKDVVKTIIENDGILNSNKGVNFPNTALGIEIITPKDKEDMEFGAKHGVNFVAISFVQDANDVIKARNILKEFGSKAAILSKIEKFDAVENIDDIIAKSDGIMVARGDLGIEVPFYKVPTIQKLIIKKANAASKPVITATQMMLSMAEHETATRAEISDVANAVLDGTDAVMLSEESAIGKNPVAVVEAMSKTIIQTQSIYPYNKFDEFDFFDETDMVANSAASLAVRIKANAILSITGSGKSAIKLARNRTSIDIIAIAHDEQTAHMLTLAWGVTPALVLEKTKLNILLANVIKKAYDAGYVEHDKTYLVTAGHPTGVEGSTNLIRIIRRDQLDYYLDLATE; from the coding sequence ATGATAAAAAAGACGAAAATTGTAGCGACTTTAGGGCCAGCAAGTGATAACGAAGAGACGATGGAAGCGATGGTTAAAGCAGGTGTTAATGTTTTTCGTTTAAATTTTAGCCACGGAACACACGAATACCACAAATCAAACATCGACAAGATCAGAAACATCGAAAAAAGACTAAACAAACGCATAGGCATCTTGCAAGATATCTGCGGTCCAAAGATCAGAGTTGGCAAGCTTAGCGAGCCATTTTACTTAAAAGCTGGCGACGAGCTTAGCATATACGCAGAGGATATCGTGGGCGAAAAGATCGAAAAGGGTGTTTATAGAGTGAGCCTAAATCAGCCTCAAATTTTACCTATGCTAAAGGCTGGCGAGTACGTCTATCTCTACGATGGCTCGATCAGAGCAAGAGTTATAGGCGAGGGCAAAGATGTGGTAAAAACCATCATCGAAAATGACGGAATTTTAAACTCAAACAAAGGGGTAAATTTCCCAAACACCGCTCTTGGTATCGAGATCATCACGCCAAAAGATAAAGAAGATATGGAATTTGGCGCAAAACATGGCGTAAATTTCGTCGCCATTAGCTTCGTACAAGACGCAAATGACGTGATAAAAGCGAGAAATATCTTAAAAGAATTTGGCTCCAAAGCGGCTATCTTATCTAAGATCGAGAAATTTGACGCGGTTGAAAACATAGATGATATCATCGCAAAGAGCGATGGCATCATGGTAGCTCGTGGTGATCTTGGCATAGAAGTGCCATTTTACAAGGTCCCAACCATACAAAAGCTCATCATCAAAAAGGCAAATGCAGCCAGCAAGCCAGTCATCACAGCAACTCAGATGATGCTAAGCATGGCTGAGCATGAAACTGCTACAAGAGCGGAGATCAGTGACGTTGCAAACGCCGTGCTAGACGGCACTGACGCAGTTATGCTAAGCGAGGAGAGTGCGATCGGCAAAAACCCAGTCGCAGTCGTAGAGGCGATGAGTAAGACGATCATCCAGACGCAAAGTATCTATCCTTATAATAAATTTGACGAATTTGACTTTTTTGACGAGACAGACATGGTTGCAAATAGCGCAGCTTCGCTAGCCGTGCGTATCAAGGCAAATGCGATACTCTCTATCACAGGCTCTGGCAAATCGGCCATAAAACTAGCTAGAAACCGCACAAGTATCGACATCATCGCTATCGCACACGACGAGCAGACAGCTCACATGCTTACCCTTGCTTGGGGTGTGACGCCAGCGCTCGTGCTTGAAAAGACAAAGCTAAATATCCTACTTGCAAATGTCATCAAAAAGGCTTACGACGCTGGATACGTCGAGCATGACAAGACCTATCTCGTTACAGCTGGCCACCCAACAGGCGTAGAGGGCAGCACAAACCTCATACGTATCATCAGACGCGACCAGCTTGATTATTACCTTGATCTTGCAACTGAGTAA
- a CDS encoding TRAP transporter substrate-binding protein → MNKFLLASLGLAALACAAMGDDKVYKLKLATSWESTMPVLGDVPKELKEKVEKMSNGRIEIRIDYPSKHKSPFAMLDFAKSGQYDIGYTASYYYKGKDPKTMFFTATPFMMNTDEQTAWYEFGGGKELEAKVFDPYNIKIFRAGNTGMQMGGWFKKEIKSVDDIKGLKIRIPGFGGEIYAKLGANINTIPTGELYMALEMGTIDAVEWVSPAYDMALGFHKVAKYYYTGWQEPDGETQFFFNKNAYEKLPDDLKAIFEAAAAEVARDVNTKVFYANVEYWDKMKAEYPDIQVKSFPPEVIAALKKATNELLDEESAKDPLFKEIVESQRAFLKKAREWTKISDYAYIKTNEEK, encoded by the coding sequence ATGAATAAATTTTTATTAGCGTCTCTTGGCCTAGCAGCTCTTGCTTGCGCTGCCATGGGAGATGACAAAGTCTATAAGCTCAAGCTTGCAACCTCATGGGAGAGCACTATGCCAGTGCTTGGTGACGTGCCAAAAGAGTTAAAAGAGAAGGTCGAAAAGATGAGTAACGGCCGCATCGAGATCAGGATCGACTACCCGTCAAAGCACAAGTCACCTTTTGCGATGCTTGACTTTGCAAAGAGCGGTCAGTACGACATCGGCTACACAGCTAGCTACTACTACAAGGGCAAAGATCCTAAGACTATGTTCTTTACAGCGACACCATTTATGATGAATACCGACGAGCAAACAGCTTGGTATGAATTTGGCGGCGGCAAAGAGCTAGAGGCGAAAGTTTTTGACCCATATAACATCAAAATTTTTAGAGCTGGCAACACTGGCATGCAAATGGGCGGCTGGTTTAAAAAAGAGATCAAGTCAGTTGATGATATCAAAGGCTTAAAGATAAGAATTCCAGGCTTTGGCGGTGAAATTTACGCTAAACTTGGTGCAAATATCAACACTATCCCAACTGGCGAGCTATACATGGCACTTGAGATGGGCACGATCGATGCAGTCGAGTGGGTTAGCCCAGCTTACGATATGGCGCTTGGCTTTCACAAAGTGGCAAAATACTACTACACAGGCTGGCAAGAGCCAGATGGCGAAACTCAGTTTTTCTTCAACAAAAATGCGTATGAAAAACTTCCAGATGATCTAAAAGCTATCTTTGAAGCGGCTGCTGCTGAGGTGGCAAGAGATGTGAATACTAAGGTATTTTACGCAAACGTAGAGTACTGGGACAAGATGAAGGCTGAGTATCCAGACATCCAAGTAAAATCTTTCCCACCAGAGGTCATCGCAGCTCTTAAAAAGGCTACAAATGAGCTACTTGATGAAGAGAGCGCGAAAGATCCACTATTTAAAGAGATCGTCGAGTCTCAAAGAGCTTTCCTTAAAAAAGCAAGAGAGTGGACTAAAATTTCTGACTACGCTTACATTAAAACAAACGAAGAGAAATAA
- a CDS encoding Mbeg1-like protein, with translation MNTLKNLTNKDMVNKIKDYADIADVAYAFFEYIDENEIWSFSDKFHNERILKKPNPRWDYADGINWKSEITKDNETILSKNNKREIGQPTAYALCVEARFMQDLKIFKPSELKKPNPKPQKIDNSIHSFIDVDETTKEQMLFYTIDNLSKRTKNFTSRFKLLKHQKNDNEGFSATLFEDTNDNNKKILAFRGTEITPEDLYADVQLTTNRITNQATSLIYFFMDNVIPILKEGEKINICGHSLGGYLTQVCAFTFAEYIDEIYTFNSPGLLSKLNIEEGLSSQIFIISQALRDPSLDARIRTNINYKKTLYLNMYSANEDHTYLPALLNFNNIYHMKTDNDSLAFNNKLYENAIQDLGVDINGNEVLINIGNVDAILKTNVSMSSHFLTYTATTLYFFSYLLNEKDNDEKTKNVSLKGTFLYLNEFMEQNYKLIFDLDTNLLIEYKNKTSYIDNKATLPPLLYNKNKNWMLLILINNIKHDFKILNHNLEDEQEALIIEDIFELSEEKRYTKIISKDEVEKFKEGGCETIEDQRAMHKCRTYKVVDESSSDITTTKADASKLYTYASNFTRSLSSQDNKAYFMKKSEQTYSLLFDKGTQSGSINLYDVKDRGEIKFGFLSASSSVYVDKDKESLAIFTKDKDIVDIERIYDKIRDKFDIDSLENYKVDLFLNATLLKGANEAKDYKFGFTNFKDEKEHDLYENKDEQKPFYYFSPRDDESSKGSLDITNKNTSIRVLGYDIDMGSLDVKLKRANNDEKKESQMQNKEVLDHQSLPLGAVATNFTAHPVIEDDIITCPHGGRVVLKSKAGKSIKSQDIALILGRDFLGSPIVGCSANSPCTCVAHVPKSALSAKRVNEDYALMQDLVHHCLSDRNCTLSIAKKSNLLNFEGIKYLDGSSNEVAPKEVQITQNPRLRFFMKSAASQRDNMHVAIYSINGTEYKEPNGADEIVLKESDAKDVSDKALLKLLNENFKTTSQRKYEFKEYSFKYGADVFRLNFIKPEYKSKHGVNGYYERLSEYENDVRNLIFLTPNQTKDITIKIAKGLDAKIEKDAEITDVVVLQGL, from the coding sequence ATGAACACTCTTAAAAATTTAACAAATAAAGATATGGTAAATAAGATAAAAGACTATGCTGATATAGCCGATGTTGCTTATGCGTTTTTTGAATACATAGACGAGAATGAAATTTGGAGTTTTTCGGATAAATTTCATAATGAGAGAATTTTAAAAAAACCTAACCCTAGATGGGATTATGCCGATGGGATAAACTGGAAAAGTGAAATTACAAAAGATAATGAAACCATTCTATCGAAAAATAACAAAAGAGAAATAGGGCAACCTACTGCCTACGCTCTTTGCGTCGAAGCTAGATTTATGCAGGATTTAAAAATATTTAAACCGAGCGAACTTAAAAAACCAAACCCTAAACCACAAAAAATAGACAACAGTATCCACTCATTTATAGATGTTGATGAAACAACAAAAGAACAAATGCTGTTCTACACAATAGACAATCTCTCCAAACGTACCAAAAATTTCACATCAAGATTTAAACTTCTAAAACATCAAAAAAATGATAATGAAGGTTTTAGTGCCACGCTTTTTGAAGATACAAATGATAACAACAAAAAAATACTAGCTTTTAGAGGCACTGAGATCACTCCAGAGGACTTATATGCAGATGTTCAGTTAACAACTAACCGCATAACAAACCAGGCAACCTCTTTAATATATTTTTTTATGGATAATGTGATACCTATCTTAAAAGAAGGTGAAAAGATAAACATTTGTGGTCACTCTCTTGGTGGATATCTAACTCAGGTATGTGCCTTTACCTTTGCTGAATATATAGATGAAATTTATACATTTAATTCACCTGGATTATTAAGCAAGCTCAATATCGAAGAAGGTCTTTCTAGCCAAATATTTATAATAAGCCAAGCATTAAGAGATCCCTCTCTTGATGCTAGAATCAGAACTAATATAAATTATAAAAAAACGCTTTACTTGAATATGTATTCTGCAAACGAAGACCACACCTACCTACCAGCACTTTTAAATTTTAACAACATATACCACATGAAAACAGACAATGATAGCCTAGCTTTTAATAATAAACTCTATGAGAACGCTATACAAGACCTTGGGGTTGATATAAATGGCAATGAAGTGCTAATAAATATAGGCAACGTAGATGCGATACTAAAAACAAATGTAAGTATGAGCTCGCACTTTCTTACCTATACGGCTACTACACTATACTTTTTCTCATATCTTTTAAATGAAAAAGATAATGACGAAAAGACAAAAAATGTAAGCCTAAAGGGTACGTTTTTATATCTAAATGAATTTATGGAGCAAAACTATAAGCTTATATTTGATCTTGATACAAATTTATTAATAGAATATAAAAACAAAACATCCTATATAGATAACAAAGCTACACTTCCACCTCTTTTATATAACAAAAACAAAAATTGGATGTTGCTTATACTAATAAATAACATAAAACACGACTTCAAGATATTAAATCACAATTTAGAAGACGAGCAAGAAGCTTTAATAATAGAAGATATATTTGAGCTTAGTGAAGAGAAGCGATATACAAAGATAATAAGCAAAGATGAAGTTGAGAAATTTAAAGAAGGTGGTTGTGAAACTATAGAAGATCAAAGGGCTATGCATAAGTGCAGGACATATAAGGTAGTAGATGAGAGCTCTAGTGATATCACTACCACTAAGGCTGATGCTAGCAAGCTCTACACCTATGCGTCAAATTTCACAAGATCGCTTTCATCACAAGACAACAAAGCATATTTTATGAAAAAATCAGAGCAGACCTACTCTCTTTTATTTGACAAAGGCACGCAGAGTGGCTCTATAAATTTATATGATGTAAAAGATAGAGGCGAGATAAAATTTGGCTTTTTATCAGCTAGCTCTAGCGTATATGTGGATAAAGATAAAGAGAGTTTAGCCATATTTACAAAAGATAAGGACATAGTGGATATTGAGAGGATATATGACAAGATAAGAGATAAATTTGATATAGATAGTCTAGAAAACTACAAGGTCGATCTTTTCTTAAACGCCACACTTCTAAAAGGTGCAAATGAAGCTAAAGACTATAAATTTGGCTTTACAAATTTCAAAGATGAAAAAGAGCATGATCTATATGAAAACAAAGATGAGCAAAAGCCATTTTACTACTTTAGCCCAAGAGATGATGAAAGCTCTAAAGGCTCTCTTGATATCACAAACAAAAACACAAGCATAAGAGTGCTTGGCTATGATATAGATATGGGTAGCTTGGATGTAAAGCTAAAAAGAGCTAACAATGATGAGAAAAAAGAGAGCCAAATGCAAAACAAAGAGGTGCTAGATCATCAAAGCTTGCCTTTGGGTGCAGTAGCTACAAATTTCACCGCTCACCCAGTCATAGAAGATGATATCATCACTTGCCCGCATGGTGGCAGAGTGGTGCTAAAAAGCAAAGCTGGCAAGAGTATCAAATCTCAGGATATAGCGCTTATACTAGGTCGAGACTTCCTTGGCTCGCCGATAGTTGGCTGCTCGGCAAATTCGCCATGCACCTGCGTAGCACACGTGCCAAAGAGCGCCCTAAGTGCCAAAAGAGTAAATGAAGACTACGCTCTCATGCAAGACCTAGTCCATCACTGCTTAAGCGATAGAAACTGCACGCTATCCATAGCCAAAAAGTCAAATTTGCTAAATTTTGAAGGGATAAAATACCTTGATGGCAGCAGCAACGAGGTAGCTCCAAAAGAGGTGCAGATCACGCAAAATCCAAGGCTAAGGTTTTTCATGAAGAGTGCTGCATCGCAAAGAGATAACATGCACGTCGCCATATACTCCATAAATGGCACCGAGTACAAAGAGCCAAACGGAGCTGACGAGATCGTGCTAAAAGAGAGCGACGCAAAAGATGTTAGCGACAAGGCACTTTTAAAGCTACTAAATGAAAATTTCAAAACAACCAGCCAAAGAAAATATGAATTTAAAGAGTACTCTTTCAAATACGGCGCCGATGTTTTTAGGCTAAATTTCATCAAGCCAGAGTATAAGAGCAAGCACGGCGTAAACGGCTACTACGAAAGACTGAGCGAATACGAAAACGACGTTAGAAATTTGATCTTTCTAACGCCAAATCAAACAAAAGATATCACTATAAAAATAGCCAAAGGGCTAGACGCTAAGATAGAAAAAGACGCCGAGATAACCGACGTCGTAGTGCTTCAAGGGCTATAA
- a CDS encoding molybdopterin molybdotransferase MoeA, whose product MKDFMSYADSLKILKDTINAWEKVEKVAITDALDRNIAYDVTATENYPAKPVSAMDGYAFAFKEGLSELELITDLPAGSDKGLHVEGGKCVKTFTGSLMSEGTDTLVPVENVEVSGSKIIIKKSVPKGFAVRAVGESYKKGEILIKKGTRLTYSEIALLAELGVFHVSVFVRPRVAILATGSEIKDLGEPLDSPAQIHSSNHVGIAMQIRKMGAEPILCEIVRDKAELVEKAIINALKSADILVTTGGISMGDYDFVKGALNENFSLIIEGAAIKPGRHIRVAKSGDKYIFALPGFPYSAMVMCVLYVRVLINTWFSQEEPKITAIMDEDYKKRSPFLEFTAVNLENRDGKIFVNLNGKKLGSSAIVNNLTNEAALLIIPKETEFIAKGEVVEVLKMPC is encoded by the coding sequence ATGAAAGACTTTATGAGCTATGCAGATAGCCTGAAAATTCTAAAAGACACGATAAATGCGTGGGAAAAGGTTGAAAAAGTAGCCATCACAGATGCGCTTGATAGAAATATCGCCTATGATGTCACAGCTACTGAAAACTACCCAGCAAAGCCAGTTTCGGCGATGGATGGTTACGCTTTTGCCTTTAAAGAGGGCCTAAGCGAGCTTGAGCTCATCACAGATCTGCCAGCAGGTAGCGACAAAGGGCTACATGTAGAGGGTGGCAAATGCGTCAAAACCTTCACTGGCTCGCTAATGAGCGAAGGTACTGACACTCTTGTGCCGGTTGAAAATGTCGAGGTTAGCGGCTCAAAAATAATCATCAAAAAGAGCGTGCCAAAGGGCTTTGCCGTGCGAGCAGTGGGCGAGAGCTACAAAAAAGGCGAAATTTTAATAAAAAAAGGCACACGTCTAACATACTCTGAGATTGCGCTTCTTGCCGAGCTTGGCGTCTTTCACGTAAGCGTCTTTGTCCGCCCAAGAGTGGCGATACTAGCAACTGGCAGCGAGATAAAAGACCTTGGCGAACCGCTTGATAGTCCAGCGCAAATTCACAGCTCAAACCACGTAGGTATCGCTATGCAGATACGTAAAATGGGCGCGGAGCCGATCCTTTGTGAGATCGTAAGAGATAAGGCCGAGCTTGTCGAAAAAGCGATCATAAACGCGCTAAAATCAGCCGATATCTTGGTGACTACTGGTGGCATCAGCATGGGAGACTATGACTTTGTAAAGGGCGCTTTAAATGAAAATTTTAGTCTCATCATCGAGGGCGCTGCGATAAAACCAGGCCGCCATATCAGAGTGGCAAAATCAGGCGACAAATACATCTTTGCGCTGCCGGGATTTCCGTACTCGGCGATGGTTATGTGCGTGCTTTATGTAAGAGTGCTTATAAACACTTGGTTTAGCCAAGAAGAGCCAAAGATCACGGCGATAATGGACGAAGACTACAAAAAACGCTCGCCATTTTTGGAATTTACAGCGGTAAATTTAGAAAACAGAGATGGCAAAATTTTCGTAAATTTAAACGGTAAAAAGCTAGGCAGCTCAGCGATCGTAAATAACCTAACAAACGAAGCTGCACTGCTTATCATCCCAAAAGAGACAGAATTTATCGCAAAAGGTGAAGTGGTAGAAGTTTTAAAGATGCCTTGCTAA